A genomic segment from Leptolyngbya boryana PCC 6306 encodes:
- a CDS encoding serine/threonine-protein kinase, with product MVSSIASGTLLRQRYLIKQILGQGGFGRTYLAVDQERFDELCVIKEFTVPYQDDSLVEKAKALFQREASTLYQIQHPQIPRFWAAFESEQRLFLVQDFVQGQTYRDLLQARRQNGEAFSQAEILHLLNHLLPVLAYLHDRDIIHRDISPENIILRAAEVRERVIPAVVTPTTNQSLPILIDFGAVKEAASHWPIISTITRVGKVGYAPPEQLQTGNVSPHSDLYALGATCLVLLTGREPQNLLDSQTLAWQWQPYSQISDELALIFQKMLSLHPSDRYQSAREAWADLQPLIEESVKSTLLNPMSQPLQLIEREIAPAARDTSLKQVTTTIRTRLSMSSNTEDEASGRSRSGLSRSSSVSRKTSTMSRFAVPTAIATSLLVSTGIGLHLFRITDPLPSTQQIRTAAPFRNSGTVSNGEPQRIVIPAGEISAVLQGNLLEQTSQPYTVEAAQGQIMTVTVEGTGVLMNLLQSNGQAIDSSSHQTRNWTGQLPKNDRYTIQVTGVGSYSLDVAITPISQFIDSNIQHVRFPRNKTQTVVTGKLQPNQSRKYLLKASGRQVMAVRVLKGKSLLTVLAPNGQRIGGSSTESQNWQGRLPMDGEYTIEIISDKPEEFALGFEIY from the coding sequence ATGGTATCTTCGATCGCATCAGGAACGCTGCTCCGGCAACGGTATTTGATCAAGCAAATCTTAGGTCAAGGCGGATTTGGACGAACCTATTTAGCCGTTGACCAAGAACGGTTTGATGAGCTGTGCGTTATTAAGGAATTTACTGTTCCATATCAAGATGACAGCTTAGTGGAGAAGGCGAAAGCACTGTTCCAGCGTGAGGCAAGTACGCTTTATCAGATTCAGCACCCGCAAATTCCTCGGTTTTGGGCAGCATTTGAGAGTGAACAGCGGCTGTTTCTCGTTCAAGATTTTGTGCAAGGGCAAACGTATCGGGATTTATTGCAGGCTCGACGGCAGAACGGAGAAGCATTTTCTCAAGCCGAAATTTTACATTTGCTGAATCATTTATTGCCTGTTCTAGCTTATTTGCACGATCGAGATATTATTCATCGAGATATTTCTCCGGAAAACATCATCTTGAGAGCCGCTGAAGTGCGTGAAAGGGTGATTCCGGCTGTCGTGACACCAACGACGAACCAAAGCTTGCCGATATTAATTGATTTTGGCGCAGTGAAGGAAGCAGCAAGTCATTGGCCGATTATTTCGACGATTACTCGGGTAGGAAAGGTGGGTTATGCTCCTCCCGAGCAGCTACAAACGGGGAATGTTTCTCCACATAGTGACCTCTATGCGTTAGGAGCAACCTGTCTAGTACTCCTGACAGGTCGAGAGCCTCAAAATCTTCTGGATAGCCAGACGTTGGCATGGCAATGGCAGCCTTATAGTCAGATCAGTGATGAGTTGGCATTGATATTTCAGAAAATGCTGTCGCTGCATCCGAGCGATCGCTATCAATCTGCACGCGAAGCATGGGCAGACCTACAGCCCTTGATAGAGGAATCGGTAAAAAGCACCCTACTGAATCCGATGTCACAGCCGCTTCAGTTGATTGAACGAGAGATTGCACCCGCAGCAAGAGATACCAGCTTGAAGCAGGTCACGACGACAATTAGGACGCGATTATCGATGAGCAGCAACACTGAGGATGAGGCTTCGGGTAGGTCAAGATCAGGACTCTCTAGAAGTTCTTCAGTATCTAGAAAGACTTCAACGATGAGCAGATTCGCAGTTCCGACCGCGATCGCAACCAGCCTACTGGTTTCTACAGGAATTGGATTGCATCTGTTTCGGATCACAGATCCCTTACCAAGTACCCAACAGATCAGGACAGCTGCTCCTTTTCGGAATTCCGGAACTGTGAGTAATGGAGAGCCGCAGCGGATTGTCATCCCAGCGGGAGAAATTTCGGCTGTGCTGCAAGGAAACTTACTGGAGCAAACCTCTCAACCCTATACTGTTGAAGCTGCACAGGGGCAGATTATGACTGTGACGGTTGAAGGAACAGGGGTGTTGATGAATTTGCTGCAATCGAATGGGCAGGCAATTGATAGTTCGTCTCATCAGACTCGGAATTGGACAGGTCAGTTGCCAAAGAACGATCGGTATACGATTCAGGTAACAGGAGTAGGCTCATATTCGCTAGATGTGGCAATCACGCCCATTTCGCAATTTATCGATTCAAATATTCAGCATGTTCGATTCCCACGCAACAAGACGCAGACAGTAGTCACTGGAAAGCTTCAGCCTAATCAAAGTCGCAAATATTTGTTAAAAGCATCTGGTCGCCAAGTGATGGCAGTACGCGTTCTGAAAGGGAAATCGCTCCTAACAGTTCTTGCACCAAATGGGCAGCGCATTGGCGGCAGTTCGACTGAGTCGCAGAATTGGCAGGGACGTTTGCCCATGGATGGCGAATATACGATCGAAATTATTTCGGACAAGCCAGAAGAATTTGCCCTTGGATTTGAGATTTACTAA
- a CDS encoding DUF1257 domain-containing protein gives MSHFSQIKTQIRNLTSLQSALSDLGMDWKTGPRDVRGYRGQTQSAEVVIEQNNGYDVGFAWNGHEYELVADLQFWSLDNSVDRFLSKVTQRYAYHTIVNEGADKGFQVAEQQKNEDGSIRLVLQRWSA, from the coding sequence ATGTCACATTTTAGTCAAATCAAAACTCAAATCCGCAATCTCACTTCCTTACAATCTGCGCTCTCGGATTTAGGAATGGACTGGAAAACCGGTCCTCGAGACGTTCGGGGATATCGCGGTCAGACTCAATCTGCAGAAGTTGTGATCGAACAAAACAACGGTTACGATGTCGGTTTTGCCTGGAACGGTCACGAATATGAGCTGGTTGCCGACCTTCAGTTCTGGAGTTTGGATAACTCCGTCGATCGTTTCTTGAGTAAGGTAACGCAGCGCTACGCTTATCACACAATTGTGAATGAAGGTGCTGACAAAGGCTTCCAGGTTGCCGAGCAGCAAAAGAACGAAGATGGTTCGATTCGTCTAGTTTTACAACGCTGGAGCGCGTAA
- a CDS encoding ferredoxin, whose translation MADSFQLPEGDNSLSGVDPERSGLEPELGGFLRETEGRSGFEPELGGVFRQKGVYVDEITCIGCKHCAHVARNTFYIEPDYGRSRVIRQDGDAEELIQEAIETCPVDCIHWVNYAELKRLEEERKYQVIPVAGFPVDHAMIAVSRRHQKSRLKRRTQDS comes from the coding sequence ATGGCTGACTCCTTCCAACTACCCGAAGGTGATAATTCTCTCTCTGGGGTTGACCCCGAACGGTCTGGACTGGAACCCGAGTTGGGTGGGTTTCTTCGTGAGACAGAAGGGCGATCGGGTTTTGAGCCTGAGTTGGGAGGAGTTTTCCGACAAAAGGGTGTGTACGTCGATGAAATTACTTGCATCGGCTGTAAGCATTGTGCTCACGTTGCCCGAAATACTTTCTATATTGAGCCAGACTACGGCCGATCGCGTGTGATTCGCCAAGACGGGGACGCTGAAGAACTCATTCAAGAAGCGATCGAGACCTGCCCTGTCGATTGTATTCACTGGGTCAATTACGCTGAGTTAAAACGACTGGAAGAGGAGCGTAAGTATCAAGTCATTCCAGTTGCAGGTTTCCCAGTTGACCATGCCATGATTGCGGTAAGTCGCCGACACCAGAAATCAAGACTCAAACGTAGGACTCAAGATAGCTGA
- a CDS encoding DUF2997 domain-containing protein — METLEFIIYPDGRVQEKVTGIIGTSCEEVTAAIEAQLGRVIAQERTSEYFAQTVQQSETVKTQATYSDW, encoded by the coding sequence ATGGAGACGTTAGAGTTCATCATCTATCCAGACGGTCGGGTGCAAGAGAAAGTAACCGGAATTATTGGGACTTCTTGCGAAGAAGTCACTGCCGCGATCGAAGCTCAGTTGGGTCGAGTTATCGCCCAAGAACGCACCTCTGAATACTTTGCCCAAACGGTTCAGCAATCCGAAACGGTAAAGACCCAAGCAACGTACAGCGATTGGTAA
- a CDS encoding hybrid sensor histidine kinase/response regulator: protein MKSSLSTQAGEQKMVGEKIAIIEDEGIVALNLCSRLEAADYAVTGIANSAKSALALVANTAPDLVLMDIGLKGQQTGIEVAQTIHDRWKIPVVFLTGYTDASTLNSAQQAEPFGFLLKPIEPSELYSAIAIALQRHQDQQQLERLVQERTCELALVNARLQIEIEERERSATEVTQALDELKELKSRFITTTSHEFRTPLAIVLTSAELLERLGTDCSEERRSRYFQKIREAVRSMTTILTNALTFRKTEAEGIELQLHTFDLHRFCSSLLSDIQGEIELNYVGNCTQVMLDPELLTLILHHLLSNALKFSPAHQPINLKVQCSGDHVVLTVSDQGAGIPEQDLPLIFEPFHRAKNVDTIAGGGLGLSIVKQCVELQGGTIEIKSKVGQGTTVQVQLPLT from the coding sequence GTGAAATCATCACTTTCAACCCAGGCAGGTGAGCAAAAAATGGTGGGTGAAAAGATCGCCATTATTGAAGATGAAGGCATCGTTGCGCTAAATCTTTGCTCACGCCTAGAAGCTGCAGATTATGCGGTTACAGGTATCGCGAACTCTGCAAAATCTGCTTTGGCTCTTGTTGCAAATACAGCACCTGATCTCGTTTTGATGGATATTGGACTGAAAGGTCAGCAAACGGGGATTGAAGTTGCCCAAACCATCCACGATCGCTGGAAAATCCCGGTCGTATTTCTCACCGGGTATACCGATGCAAGTACTTTGAATTCAGCCCAACAAGCTGAGCCTTTTGGCTTTTTATTAAAGCCGATCGAGCCGAGTGAACTGTATAGCGCGATCGCAATTGCCCTGCAACGTCACCAAGACCAACAACAACTCGAGCGCCTCGTCCAGGAACGCACTTGTGAATTAGCCTTAGTCAACGCGCGGCTTCAGATTGAAATCGAAGAGCGTGAACGATCGGCTACGGAAGTTACACAAGCTTTAGACGAACTGAAAGAGCTGAAATCTCGGTTTATCACAACGACTTCGCACGAATTTCGGACTCCATTGGCGATCGTACTGACCTCTGCCGAACTTTTAGAACGACTAGGAACAGACTGTTCCGAAGAACGTCGATCTCGCTATTTCCAAAAAATCCGCGAAGCCGTTCGATCAATGACAACGATTCTCACCAATGCGCTTACGTTCCGAAAAACAGAGGCTGAAGGCATCGAATTGCAGCTGCATACATTTGACCTACATCGATTTTGCAGCAGCTTACTGTCAGATATTCAAGGCGAAATCGAATTGAACTATGTTGGCAATTGCACTCAGGTCATGCTTGATCCAGAATTGCTGACCTTAATTTTGCATCATCTTTTGAGCAATGCCCTCAAATTTTCTCCTGCACACCAACCGATCAACTTAAAAGTGCAATGCTCTGGCGATCACGTTGTGTTGACAGTCAGCGATCAAGGTGCGGGCATTCCAGAACAAGATTTACCCTTAATTTTCGAGCCATTTCACCGTGCGAAAAACGTAGATACAATCGCAGGTGGTGGCTTAGGATTATCGATCGTCAAACAATGTGTCGAATTACAGGGCGGTACGATCGAGATCAAAAGTAAAGTGGGACAGGGCACAACCGTGCAGGTTCAACTTCCACTCACCTAG